One stretch of Arachis hypogaea cultivar Tifrunner chromosome 20, arahy.Tifrunner.gnm2.J5K5, whole genome shotgun sequence DNA includes these proteins:
- the LOC112786853 gene encoding uncharacterized protein isoform X3 yields MVAENDEMAIGIGWPLGLGFFNMRLRVVDSLPSAYSVAPYSLHIPSTSFSSFSSSNLDTELIGATQGERENLYLSNSMRLEEERQKKLAKGSYNGSEEQSVEDMCRGICIPILLHTLQRISIKTKKT; encoded by the exons ATGGTTGCAGAG AATGATGAGATGGCTATTGGTATTGGATGGCCACTTGGGCTTGGCTTCTTCAATATGAGACTTAGAGTTGTGGATTCTCTTCCATCTGCTTATTCAGTTGCACCATACTCATTGCACATACCATCCACCAGTTTCTCTTCATTCTCATCCTCAAATCTAGATACTGAG CTAATTGGAGCTACACAAGGAGAGAGAGAAAACTTGTATTTGTCAAACTCAATGAGGTTGGAAGAAGAGAGGCAGAAGAAACTGGCAAAGGGTTCTTACAATGGCTCTGAAGAACAAAGTGTGGAGGATATGTGTAGAGGCATTTGTATTCCCATATTGCTTCATACCCTTCAAAGGATTAGCATTAAGACTAAGAAGACTTGA
- the LOC112786853 gene encoding uncharacterized protein isoform X2 — translation MVAENDEMAIGIGWPLGLGFFNMRLRVVDSLPSAYSVAPYSLHIPSTSFSSFSSSNLDTESSASFFQDKSVSLAQLIGATQGERENLYLSNSMRLEEERQKKLAKGSYNGSEEQSVEDMCRGICIPILLHTLQRISIKTKKT, via the exons ATGGTTGCAGAG AATGATGAGATGGCTATTGGTATTGGATGGCCACTTGGGCTTGGCTTCTTCAATATGAGACTTAGAGTTGTGGATTCTCTTCCATCTGCTTATTCAGTTGCACCATACTCATTGCACATACCATCCACCAGTTTCTCTTCATTCTCATCCTCAAATCTAGATACTGAG TCGTCGGCTTCGTTCTTTCAAGACAAGAGTGTGTCTCTTGCTCAGCTAATTGGAGCTACACAAGGAGAGAGAGAAAACTTGTATTTGTCAAACTCAATGAGGTTGGAAGAAGAGAGGCAGAAGAAACTGGCAAAGGGTTCTTACAATGGCTCTGAAGAACAAAGTGTGGAGGATATGTGTAGAGGCATTTGTATTCCCATATTGCTTCATACCCTTCAAAGGATTAGCATTAAGACTAAGAAGACTTGA
- the LOC112786853 gene encoding uncharacterized protein isoform X1, with amino-acid sequence MVAENDEMAIGIGWPLGLGFFNMRLRVVDSLPSAYSVAPYSLHIPSTSFSSFSSSNLDTEKQSSASFFQDKSVSLAQLIGATQGERENLYLSNSMRLEEERQKKLAKGSYNGSEEQSVEDMCRGICIPILLHTLQRISIKTKKT; translated from the exons ATGGTTGCAGAG AATGATGAGATGGCTATTGGTATTGGATGGCCACTTGGGCTTGGCTTCTTCAATATGAGACTTAGAGTTGTGGATTCTCTTCCATCTGCTTATTCAGTTGCACCATACTCATTGCACATACCATCCACCAGTTTCTCTTCATTCTCATCCTCAAATCTAGATACTGAG AAACAGTCGTCGGCTTCGTTCTTTCAAGACAAGAGTGTGTCTCTTGCTCAGCTAATTGGAGCTACACAAGGAGAGAGAGAAAACTTGTATTTGTCAAACTCAATGAGGTTGGAAGAAGAGAGGCAGAAGAAACTGGCAAAGGGTTCTTACAATGGCTCTGAAGAACAAAGTGTGGAGGATATGTGTAGAGGCATTTGTATTCCCATATTGCTTCATACCCTTCAAAGGATTAGCATTAAGACTAAGAAGACTTGA